AGGCCCCCGCCGCCGACGCGCGCGAGGCGACCACCAGCAGCCGGCCGTCGTAGCGCGCCGCCAGCTCGTCCAGGCTCAACACCGCGGGACGGCCCTGCTTCAGATCGTGGATCAAGACTTTGTCGCCGTCGCAGCGGGCGACGATGAAGTGCTCGCCATTGGCCGCCAGCGCCAGCGCCGGCAAGGCCATCAGGCCGATGCGGTCCAGCGGCTGCTGGACGATCTTGGCCTTCAGTTCCAGATGCTTGGCGGCGAGGAGGAGATCGGTTTCGGAGAAGGGTTCGGCGGAGCGGCCGAATTGGTGGGAAAGCTGCTCGGGGTCGGCGGCAATGCCGTGAAACTGGGCCAGCAGCACCAGGCCGAGCAAGCCGTGGTCCGGCGCTAATGCCCCCGCCGCGGCTTGGCCGCTAATAGGATCTGACATGTTTTTAATTGAACTGGCAAAAAGGATGGGGATTTGCAAAGGAAAATACCGGCTTTTCCTTTAAACAAAAATGTTAATTTTTACCAATTAAAAAATTGCCAATCCACCAGCGAAGTCAAACAAAGGCTGATTACCATAGAATTTCCATCTTTGATCAACCACCCCGAATCAGACAGGCCAAAACTACCCTCGTCATTCATTCCGTTTTATCGCTAGACCGGCACAAATCACGCCGCTGTTGATACGTATCACTACTTACATAGCTAAAACTCTAAATATCTCCTCCTCCATTCACCTGTCGCCAAAAATAAAAAACCACGCATCTGCATGCGTGGCTTTGCCATCAAACATCAAACCTGTTCAATTACTTCCAGCTGGATGCCATCACCGTCTGCAAGCCGGCCAGATAATCGGCAGGCAGCGTCATCTGACCGGCAGCCGGCGGATTGAACGCCGCCATCGCCGTCACCAACGCCTGCACCTGCGAAGCCGCCAGCGCCTTGCCATCGCCGGAGCGGATGATTTCCAGCTGATTGGCGGCACTGCCGAACCAGTTGTCCACCACCACCTTGTCGCCGCCGCCGATCACGCTGACTTCCAGACTGTTGTTCTGGCGACGGAACCACAGCTGATCGGCGTTGACGCCCTTGTCAAACTCCAGCGCATCCCGCCCGCCGGAATCCTGCACCAGGTCCGCGCCGTCGCCGCGACCGAAACGGTAGGTGTCATTGCCCTCGCCTCCGTTGAGGGTGTCGTTGCCCGCGCCGCCCTCCAGCCAATCGTCGCCCTGGCGGCCGTTCAGGGTGTCGTTGCCGGCCAGGCCGATCAGGTGGTCCTTGCCCATCCAGCCGGACATCGCCTCTTTGCGGTCGGTGCCGGTCTGAATGATCACCCGCTGCGCCAGATCGTCTATGGTCCACAGCGTGCCGTCGGCGAAGCGGATCTGCTCCACCCAGTAGCGCTTGTCGACAAACCAGTTCTGGATGGTGACGGAATCCTCGCCATTGCCATGCTGCAGCACTAGGTCATTGCCCACATGCAGCAGCTCGATGTCTTGCGGCATGATGCCCGCGCCGAAACGCAGCTCGTCGCGGTAGGCCGGATTGACGTCGGCCTCGTTGCGCTTCTCCAGCGCGTTGTCAAAGATGACGTCGTTGCCGTCGCCCAGATTGAACAGGTAAAGATCGCCATCCACGCCGCCAAACAGGCGGTCGTCGCCACGGCCGCCTTCCAGCATGTTATGTCCGGCATCTCCGAACAGGGTGTCGTTGCCGTCTCCGCCTTGCAGCGTGTCATCCCCCTCGTAACCGTTCAGCACGTCGTCGCCCGCTCCGCCGCTCAATACATCCGCCTGCGGCGTGCCTTCCCACTCCCCGCCTTCTTGTTCCATCACCGCGTCGGCGCTATTTTGCGAAGTCGTCATTTTTTGTGCCTTCTGATTGATTGATCGTGTTTTATTCTTCGTTCTCAGCGTGAGTCCGCGCGCTACCCCCGCGCGCGCCATCTTGGGCAAACGATGCCTGGGTCGAGTCAGACGCAAGCGTTCCGCCCGGCAATAATCGCTGGGTGTTTACCGGTAAAAGAGAACTGGACAGCAAAGACACGGCAGGCAAGCCGCTGAAAGAAAAGAGTCCGTGAAAAAGCTCAGGCCTGGGCCGGGAGGACCGAGTCGCCGCATGGACCTGGCATTGAA
This genomic window from Chromobacterium phragmitis contains:
- a CDS encoding calcium-binding protein: MTTSQNSADAVMEQEGGEWEGTPQADVLSGGAGDDVLNGYEGDDTLQGGDGNDTLFGDAGHNMLEGGRGDDRLFGGVDGDLYLFNLGDGNDVIFDNALEKRNEADVNPAYRDELRFGAGIMPQDIELLHVGNDLVLQHGNGEDSVTIQNWFVDKRYWVEQIRFADGTLWTIDDLAQRVIIQTGTDRKEAMSGWMGKDHLIGLAGNDTLNGRQGDDWLEGGAGNDTLNGGEGNDTYRFGRGDGADLVQDSGGRDALEFDKGVNADQLWFRRQNNSLEVSVIGGGDKVVVDNWFGSAANQLEIIRSGDGKALAASQVQALVTAMAAFNPPAAGQMTLPADYLAGLQTVMASSWK